From one Desulfovulcanus ferrireducens genomic stretch:
- a CDS encoding CoB--CoM heterodisulfide reductase iron-sulfur subunit A family protein — MSNSSSILVIGGGFSGITAALEAAEVGYEVFIVEKQPYLGGRVAQLKHYFPKLCPPTCGLEINFQRIKKNPKVKFFTLAEVTSIKGQPGDFEVTIKLKPRYVNNNCTACDKCVEACPVERDCDFDLGLGKSKAIYRPHMMSMPMRYVIDDKVCTGSSCAKCVSACEYNAIDLEEKEKEITLNVGSIICATGWVPYDVTKLDNLGAGQIKNAITNMQMERLAAPNGPTQGKILRPSDGKEPQRIAFVQCAGSRDQNHLNYCSYICCMASLKQCTYIREQYPDAEIVIYYIDLRAPGRYEKFLKKIQEDDKIKMVKGKVAKLEEDASGDVIVTAEDILAGLKQEEKYDMVVLATGMQPSIAVEGLSIDVTKDDQGFIIGGDENGIFAAGCAKMPLDVVTSAETATGAALKAIQTLVRR, encoded by the coding sequence ATGTCTAATAGTAGCAGTATACTTGTTATAGGTGGCGGCTTTAGTGGGATTACAGCCGCGCTTGAGGCTGCAGAAGTAGGTTACGAGGTATTTATTGTTGAAAAACAACCGTATCTTGGGGGAAGAGTTGCACAATTAAAGCACTATTTTCCAAAATTGTGTCCTCCCACTTGTGGGCTCGAGATTAACTTTCAAAGGATCAAGAAAAATCCCAAGGTCAAATTTTTTACTTTAGCTGAGGTGACTTCAATCAAAGGTCAGCCCGGAGACTTTGAAGTTACCATTAAGCTCAAACCCAGGTATGTGAACAATAATTGCACAGCTTGCGATAAATGCGTGGAAGCCTGTCCTGTTGAAAGAGATTGTGACTTTGATCTTGGTCTTGGCAAGAGCAAGGCTATTTATAGGCCGCACATGATGTCCATGCCCATGCGTTATGTAATTGACGATAAAGTTTGCACCGGAAGCTCTTGTGCCAAATGTGTCAGTGCTTGTGAGTATAATGCCATTGATCTTGAAGAGAAGGAAAAAGAAATTACCCTAAATGTAGGGTCAATTATCTGCGCCACTGGCTGGGTACCATACGATGTGACCAAGCTTGATAATTTGGGTGCCGGCCAAATTAAAAATGCCATTACCAATATGCAGATGGAGCGACTGGCCGCCCCTAACGGCCCTACACAGGGAAAGATTTTAAGGCCATCTGATGGAAAGGAACCTCAGAGGATAGCCTTTGTACAATGTGCAGGATCAAGGGATCAGAACCACCTCAATTATTGTTCATATATTTGTTGCATGGCCTCCTTAAAACAATGTACATACATTCGAGAACAATACCCAGATGCAGAAATTGTTATCTATTATATCGACCTCAGAGCTCCAGGCCGCTATGAAAAGTTTTTAAAGAAGATACAAGAAGACGATAAAATTAAAATGGTTAAAGGTAAGGTGGCGAAATTAGAAGAAGATGCAAGCGGAGATGTTATCGTTACGGCTGAAGATATTTTGGCAGGGCTGAAACAAGAAGAGAAATACGATATGGTAGTATTGGCAACGGGAATGCAACCCTCCATTGCAGTTGAGGGGCTGTCCATAGACGTGACTAAAGATGATCAAGGGTTCATCATTGGCGGGGATGAAAATGGTATTTTTGCCGCTGGTTGCGCTAAAATGCCATTGGATGTTGTGACATCCGCTGAAACTGCCACTGGTGCGGCCTTAAAAGCTATTCAAACTTTGGTGAGGAGGTAA
- the sat gene encoding sulfate adenylyltransferase: MSKLVPPHGGKGLVIRLLEGAEREEELKKAQGLKQVPITSRERGDLIMIGTGGFSPLDGFMTRADWKGVCENFLLADGTFWPVPVTMSVTKEDAAEIKEGDEIALYDPKGDEIMATMKVTEKWEKTEEDKKWECELVYKGQGEDSADDKFWKVALEDHPGVKMVMAEKEVCLAGPVKVLSEGEFPTKYKGIYMRPAEARAEFEKRGWKTVGALQLRNPMHRSHEFLAKIAIEVLDGVFIHSLIGSLKPGDIPAEVRVKCIDTLIEHYFVKENVVQGGYPLDMRYAGPREALLHATFRQNYGVSHMIIGRDHAGVGDFYGLFEAQEIFDRIPYADESCPEPGKALICQPLKIDWTFYCYKCDGMASLRTCPHSKEDRVILSGTKLRKALSEGQPIPDHFGREEVLAILREYYENLTEKVEIKMQKAASGDAM, from the coding sequence ATGTCAAAACTCGTTCCCCCTCATGGTGGAAAAGGCTTGGTAATTCGTTTGCTTGAAGGAGCCGAGAGAGAAGAAGAATTGAAAAAGGCTCAGGGTTTAAAGCAGGTTCCTATCACCAGTCGTGAAAGAGGCGACTTAATTATGATTGGTACTGGTGGCTTTAGTCCTCTGGATGGTTTTATGACCAGGGCCGACTGGAAAGGAGTTTGCGAAAATTTTCTTTTAGCCGATGGTACATTTTGGCCTGTCCCTGTAACTATGTCCGTGACCAAAGAAGATGCTGCGGAGATTAAGGAAGGTGATGAAATTGCCCTGTACGATCCAAAAGGCGATGAAATCATGGCCACAATGAAGGTTACCGAAAAGTGGGAAAAGACAGAAGAAGACAAAAAGTGGGAATGTGAGCTAGTTTACAAGGGACAAGGTGAAGATAGTGCAGATGATAAATTCTGGAAAGTAGCTTTAGAAGATCATCCTGGTGTGAAAATGGTTATGGCCGAGAAGGAAGTCTGCCTTGCCGGCCCTGTGAAGGTACTCAGCGAGGGCGAGTTCCCAACCAAGTATAAAGGCATTTACATGCGGCCTGCCGAGGCCAGAGCTGAATTTGAAAAACGCGGATGGAAAACCGTCGGTGCATTGCAACTCAGGAACCCAATGCACAGATCTCATGAATTTTTGGCCAAGATCGCTATTGAGGTTCTTGACGGTGTATTTATCCATTCCTTGATTGGTAGCTTAAAGCCTGGTGATATTCCTGCTGAAGTCCGTGTTAAATGTATTGACACATTGATTGAGCACTACTTTGTAAAAGAAAATGTCGTCCAGGGCGGTTATCCTCTGGATATGCGTTATGCTGGTCCTCGGGAAGCACTGTTGCATGCTACATTCCGCCAGAATTACGGTGTTTCTCACATGATCATTGGTCGAGACCATGCTGGTGTTGGCGATTTTTACGGTTTGTTTGAAGCTCAAGAAATTTTTGATCGCATCCCATACGCTGATGAATCCTGTCCTGAGCCTGGCAAGGCCCTAATTTGTCAGCCCTTAAAAATTGACTGGACCTTCTACTGTTACAAGTGTGATGGCATGGCTTCTCTTAGAACCTGTCCACACAGCAAGGAAGACCGTGTTATCCTGAGTGGTACCAAGTTACGGAAGGCACTTTCAGAAGGTCAGCCTATTCCTGATCACTTTGGTCGTGAAGAAGTTCTGGCTATCTTGCGTGAATACTATGAAAATCTGACAGAGAAGGTTGAGATTAAAATGCAGAAAGCAGCCTCTGGCGACGCAATGTAG
- a CDS encoding branched-chain amino acid ABC transporter substrate-binding protein, whose translation MKRRLFWIGLSVVFTLILGLNGAWAKSIKIGLMCPLTGSWASEGQDMKKIVELLAEDINAQGGLLGADVEIVVEDDGGDPRTAALAAQRLATQDIVGVIGTYGSSVTEASQNIFDEFKIIQIANGSTAIRLTEKGLKYFFRTCPRDDEQGRVAVKNLEKMGYKRIAILHDNTTYSKGLADEAKSLLEEKGLEVVFYDALTPGERDYTAILTKLKAANPEVVFFTGYYPEAGLLLRQKKEMNWNVPFIGGDATNNPDLVKIAGKDAAEGFYFLSPPVPQDLDSKEAKEFLAAYVKKYGSAPGSVWAVLSGDAFLAIAEAIKGTKSTDPDRLADYLHNELKDMPGLTGKISFNSKGDRVGDLYRLYRVDADGKFVLQP comes from the coding sequence ATGAAGAGGCGTTTGTTTTGGATAGGACTGAGTGTAGTTTTCACGTTAATCCTTGGTCTTAATGGTGCATGGGCGAAAAGTATAAAGATTGGTCTTATGTGTCCTTTAACAGGGTCATGGGCTAGTGAAGGCCAGGATATGAAAAAAATTGTCGAACTACTCGCGGAAGATATTAATGCACAAGGAGGCCTTTTGGGGGCTGACGTGGAAATTGTGGTAGAGGATGATGGCGGTGATCCTAGAACTGCTGCCTTGGCGGCACAAAGGCTAGCAACTCAGGATATCGTGGGTGTCATTGGGACATATGGCTCATCGGTTACAGAGGCATCTCAAAATATTTTTGATGAATTTAAGATTATCCAGATTGCCAATGGATCAACTGCAATCCGGTTAACCGAAAAGGGACTGAAATATTTCTTTCGTACATGTCCCAGGGATGATGAACAGGGCCGTGTGGCAGTAAAAAATCTTGAGAAGATGGGCTATAAACGTATTGCTATCTTGCATGACAATACAACATATTCCAAGGGACTAGCTGATGAAGCGAAAAGTCTGCTTGAGGAAAAAGGATTAGAAGTAGTTTTTTATGATGCCCTTACCCCAGGAGAAAGAGACTATACCGCTATTTTAACCAAGCTAAAAGCTGCAAATCCGGAAGTAGTTTTTTTCACAGGCTATTATCCTGAGGCCGGATTGCTTCTGAGGCAGAAAAAAGAAATGAACTGGAATGTACCTTTTATTGGTGGTGATGCAACTAATAATCCCGATCTGGTCAAGATTGCCGGGAAAGATGCGGCCGAGGGTTTTTATTTCTTAAGCCCTCCAGTTCCACAAGACTTGGATTCCAAAGAAGCCAAAGAGTTCTTAGCTGCTTACGTCAAGAAGTATGGAAGTGCACCAGGCTCAGTCTGGGCAGTACTGTCTGGCGACGCATTCCTGGCCATTGCCGAGGCTATTAAAGGTACTAAATCAACCGATCCTGATCGACTGGCTGATTATTTGCACAATGAACTCAAGGATATGCCCGGTTTGACCGGAAAAATTTCTTTTAATTCCAAGGGAGACCGGGTAGGAGATTTGTATCGTCTCTACCGTGTAGATGCAGATGGGAAGTTTGTACTTCAACCGTAA
- a CDS encoding FAD-dependent oxidoreductase, with protein MADKKIGVYICTGCEIGKNLNLEQLTEYIDDEACPALIKTLPFLCGKEGVAEIQKDIQEEGINAVCVAACSPRIMWDVFDFGPDVFVERANIRELAVWSYKEPDLPPLEETELDADPLTMMAQDYIRMAVSRLEKIEKPEPEIPEINKTILVVGGGFTGLNAALNAANTGYDVVLVEKEDKLGGFAAQLYKQLPSNYPYTDAEEPTIDELIAQVENHDKIKVLTSANIESISGAPGLYEAKVKTGDDEQELKIGAVVLATGWKPYDASKLEPLGYGKFKNVVTNVEFEKMAKEGKLTKPSDGQKVESVAFIQCAGQRDPEHLPYCSSVCCMVSLKQAKYVREKDDNAKAFIFYKDMRTPGVYENYYKAAQDDPGIFLTKSEIEEIVEDSDGKIVIRVKDTLLGESLEVKVDLLVLATGMVPTTAEEAKLELEYLEKKSQSGSEDEKKEEGQEEGDDPLFGKLVETSCLKLQYRQGPTFPELMLFDGFADSNYICFPYETRRTGIYAAGCVRQPMNLNAAKEDATGAALKAIQCIESANRGVAVHPRSGDMSYPKFNFVRCTQCKRCTEECPFGALDDDEKGTPKPNPTRCRRCGTCMGACPERVISFDNYSVTIVNDMIQSIEVPDDEEEGGYRILVLVCENDAYPALDMAAMRGKKWSAYVRFIPVRCLGSVNTQWVAEAMSKGLDGVLLMGCKFGDDYQCHFVKGSELCNRRMENIAETLEKLQVEPERVKQVQVAIDEYDKIPQIIDEFVEEVESYGPNPFKGF; from the coding sequence ATGGCAGATAAAAAGATAGGAGTTTATATCTGCACTGGGTGTGAAATCGGTAAGAATCTCAACCTAGAGCAGCTTACTGAATATATAGATGATGAAGCTTGTCCTGCTTTGATAAAAACCTTGCCTTTTTTGTGCGGCAAGGAAGGCGTGGCAGAAATTCAAAAAGATATTCAGGAAGAGGGCATAAATGCAGTTTGTGTAGCTGCCTGCTCACCCAGAATAATGTGGGATGTCTTTGATTTTGGTCCGGATGTTTTTGTAGAACGGGCCAATATTCGCGAGCTGGCCGTGTGGTCTTATAAAGAACCTGATTTGCCGCCTCTGGAAGAGACCGAGCTGGATGCTGATCCACTGACAATGATGGCTCAGGACTACATCAGAATGGCAGTGTCCAGGCTGGAAAAGATAGAAAAGCCTGAGCCGGAGATACCTGAAATTAACAAGACTATTTTGGTCGTTGGAGGTGGTTTTACTGGTCTTAATGCAGCTTTAAATGCAGCCAATACTGGTTATGATGTAGTGCTGGTGGAAAAAGAAGATAAGCTGGGTGGTTTTGCCGCACAGTTGTATAAACAATTACCTTCTAACTATCCTTATACGGATGCTGAAGAGCCAACCATAGATGAGCTTATTGCTCAGGTAGAAAATCACGATAAAATAAAAGTTTTAACCAGTGCAAATATTGAGTCTATTTCAGGCGCACCAGGCCTTTATGAAGCAAAAGTCAAAACTGGCGATGATGAGCAGGAGCTTAAAATTGGAGCCGTGGTCTTGGCTACAGGGTGGAAGCCTTATGATGCCAGCAAACTTGAGCCCCTGGGCTATGGAAAATTTAAAAATGTAGTTACTAATGTTGAATTTGAAAAGATGGCCAAAGAGGGCAAACTGACCAAGCCTTCTGATGGTCAGAAAGTGGAGAGTGTGGCCTTTATTCAATGCGCCGGTCAGAGAGATCCAGAACATCTGCCCTACTGCTCATCTGTTTGCTGTATGGTATCTCTGAAACAGGCCAAGTATGTGCGCGAAAAGGATGACAATGCCAAGGCCTTTATTTTTTATAAAGATATGCGTACTCCTGGCGTATACGAGAACTATTACAAAGCAGCGCAGGATGATCCAGGTATATTCTTGACCAAATCTGAGATTGAAGAGATTGTTGAAGACAGTGATGGCAAGATCGTGATAAGAGTTAAAGATACTCTTCTTGGTGAAAGCCTGGAAGTAAAAGTGGATTTGCTTGTTTTGGCTACAGGTATGGTTCCAACTACTGCTGAGGAGGCAAAATTAGAGCTTGAGTACCTGGAAAAGAAGAGCCAGAGTGGATCCGAAGATGAAAAGAAAGAAGAAGGTCAGGAAGAAGGAGACGATCCTCTCTTTGGCAAACTGGTAGAGACCTCTTGTCTGAAACTTCAGTACAGGCAGGGCCCAACATTTCCTGAATTAATGCTTTTTGACGGCTTTGCTGATTCCAACTATATTTGCTTTCCTTATGAAACGAGGAGAACGGGCATTTATGCAGCTGGATGTGTAAGGCAGCCGATGAATTTAAATGCTGCCAAAGAGGATGCTACGGGAGCAGCCTTAAAAGCTATCCAGTGTATTGAGTCTGCCAACAGAGGAGTCGCTGTCCATCCTCGCTCAGGGGATATGTCTTATCCCAAGTTTAACTTTGTTCGTTGTACTCAGTGTAAGAGATGTACTGAAGAATGTCCTTTTGGCGCATTGGATGATGATGAAAAAGGAACTCCCAAGCCAAATCCTACTCGTTGTCGCCGCTGCGGAACCTGTATGGGCGCCTGTCCGGAAAGAGTTATATCCTTCGATAATTACAGCGTAACTATTGTCAACGATATGATTCAATCAATTGAAGTCCCTGATGACGAGGAAGAAGGCGGCTACAGGATTTTGGTACTTGTATGCGAAAACGATGCCTATCCTGCCCTTGATATGGCTGCCATGCGCGGGAAGAAATGGTCTGCTTACGTGCGTTTTATTCCTGTGCGCTGTCTTGGTTCCGTAAACACTCAGTGGGTTGCTGAGGCAATGTCCAAGGGTCTAGATGGTGTTCTGCTTATGGGTTGTAAGTTTGGAGATGATTATCAGTGTCACTTTGTTAAAGGTAGTGAGCTATGTAACAGAAGAATGGAGAACATAGCAGAAACACTTGAGAAATTGCAGGTAGAGCCAGAGCGTGTGAAACAGGTACAGGTGGCCATAGATGAGTATGACAAGATACCTCAAATTATAGATGAGTTTGTGGAAGAAGTCGAAAGTTATGGACCAAACCCATTCAAGGGCTTCTAG
- the aprB gene encoding adenylyl-sulfate reductase subunit beta, producing the protein MPTFVNPAKCDGCKGGEKTACMYICPNDLMILDPEEMKAYNQEPDACWECYSCVKICPQGAIEARPYADFAPMGGTSIPMRSASDIMWTIQFRNGNIKRFKFPIRTTDEGSIKPYEGKPEPGDLENELLFTETELKTPKEVLGKKFEVKNPDLVETWVDPTKQ; encoded by the coding sequence ATGCCAACCTTTGTTAATCCAGCCAAGTGTGACGGCTGTAAGGGTGGAGAAAAGACTGCATGTATGTACATCTGCCCTAACGACCTGATGATCCTCGATCCTGAGGAAATGAAGGCTTACAACCAGGAGCCAGATGCATGCTGGGAATGTTATTCTTGTGTAAAGATTTGTCCTCAGGGCGCTATTGAGGCTCGTCCTTATGCTGACTTCGCACCTATGGGCGGAACCAGTATTCCTATGCGTAGTGCTTCAGATATTATGTGGACCATTCAGTTCCGCAATGGCAACATCAAACGCTTCAAATTCCCCATCAGGACTACTGATGAAGGTTCAATCAAGCCTTATGAAGGCAAGCCAGAACCAGGTGACCTGGAGAATGAACTGCTGTTCACTGAGACTGAATTAAAGACACCTAAGGAAGTATTGGGTAAAAAGTTTGAAGTGAAAAATCCTGACCTTGTAGAAACCTGGGTTGATCCTACCAAACAATAA
- a CDS encoding branched-chain amino acid ABC transporter permease: protein MELFFQQLTNGLAIGGIYALIALGYTMVYGVMKLINFAHGDLFTIGAYLGLTLLTSLGLSNYLGPVTGVLVLVVMIMVLVGIVGVLLERVAYRPLRQADRLSAVVSALGASIFFANALMLIYGARFRVYPHNILPKVSVNIMGLDIPLIRILMLVASLVLMAALYFFVQKTKTGTAIRAAAIDQGAAKLMGIDVNKIISIVFFIGPALGGAAGVMVGMYYGQINFTMGWVYGLKAFIAAVLGGIGNIPGAMLGGLLLGVIEALGAAYISIAWKDAIAFFVLIVILIVRPTGILGERVADKV from the coding sequence ATGGAGCTATTTTTTCAGCAGCTGACAAATGGACTGGCCATTGGCGGGATATATGCTTTGATCGCCTTAGGTTATACCATGGTTTATGGAGTAATGAAGCTGATCAACTTTGCTCATGGAGATCTGTTTACTATTGGGGCTTATCTGGGCTTGACTCTGCTTACTTCACTTGGCCTAAGTAATTACTTGGGACCAGTCACAGGGGTTCTGGTGTTGGTTGTGATGATTATGGTCCTTGTGGGAATAGTTGGCGTATTATTAGAAAGGGTTGCTTATAGACCGCTTAGGCAAGCTGATCGACTGTCTGCTGTTGTTTCCGCTCTTGGCGCATCTATATTTTTTGCCAATGCCCTTATGCTTATCTATGGAGCGAGGTTCAGGGTCTATCCACACAATATACTACCTAAGGTCTCGGTAAATATTATGGGCTTGGATATACCCCTGATCAGGATCTTGATGCTGGTAGCCTCGTTGGTTTTAATGGCAGCCCTTTACTTTTTTGTTCAAAAGACCAAAACCGGGACAGCTATCCGCGCTGCAGCCATTGATCAGGGAGCTGCCAAACTCATGGGTATCGATGTCAACAAGATTATTTCCATTGTTTTTTTTATCGGACCGGCTCTTGGTGGAGCAGCTGGTGTAATGGTTGGTATGTATTATGGACAAATAAATTTTACTATGGGCTGGGTATACGGCTTAAAGGCCTTTATTGCCGCTGTTCTCGGGGGAATAGGTAATATTCCCGGAGCGATGCTTGGAGGACTTCTTCTTGGAGTCATCGAAGCTTTAGGTGCAGCCTATATATCCATAGCTTGGAAAGACGCAATTGCTTTTTTTGTTTTAATTGTAATTTTAATTGTCAGACCAACCGGAATATTGGGAGAAAGGGTGGCAGATAAAGTATGA
- the qmoC gene encoding quinone-interacting membrane-bound oxidoreductase complex subunit QmoC gives MARLQIDPDVQFIKDLQAAGGESLKKCYQCATCSVVCPLSPEEGPFPRKEMIWAQWGLKDKLVNDIDIWLCHNCGECSDLCPRGASPGDVLAALRNMAYRSLAKPAIIGKWMSSSKYLPILFAIPALIYFIIWGFTTGLSIPEGTIEYAKVFPGDYTIDPIFGLAALFVFFTFASAVGNLFKSFKESGLTPGEDAPSFWKALIDVVKEEIVTHKKFQECASNKERYKGHLYIFYGFVALFIVTSVVAVGHWGGLLIGHQLHTPLSLLNPVKILANIGAIALIVGLISITRMRLNADPSKSVTSYYDWYLIGVIWAIAITGILSEILRLANVPGLAYPVYYLHLISVFMMIAYLPWSKLAHLVYRTVALAYARQVGRKGLGE, from the coding sequence ATGGCAAGATTACAAATTGACCCGGACGTTCAATTTATTAAGGATTTGCAGGCCGCAGGGGGAGAATCCCTCAAAAAATGCTATCAATGTGCAACATGTAGCGTGGTCTGCCCTTTGTCACCAGAAGAAGGCCCTTTCCCGCGTAAGGAAATGATTTGGGCCCAATGGGGACTTAAGGATAAGCTGGTTAACGATATTGATATTTGGCTGTGTCATAATTGTGGGGAATGCTCTGACCTTTGCCCCAGAGGGGCCAGCCCGGGAGATGTACTGGCGGCCTTGAGAAATATGGCATACAGATCTCTGGCCAAACCAGCTATAATAGGAAAATGGATGAGTTCCTCCAAGTATTTGCCCATACTTTTTGCCATCCCAGCTTTAATTTACTTTATAATCTGGGGCTTCACAACTGGTCTTAGTATTCCCGAAGGTACTATTGAATATGCTAAGGTCTTCCCCGGAGACTATACTATTGATCCTATTTTTGGTCTGGCAGCTCTTTTTGTCTTTTTTACTTTTGCTTCGGCCGTTGGCAATTTGTTTAAGTCTTTTAAAGAGTCGGGTTTAACTCCAGGGGAAGATGCTCCCAGTTTTTGGAAGGCCTTGATTGATGTTGTTAAAGAAGAAATTGTTACCCATAAAAAGTTTCAGGAATGCGCTTCAAATAAAGAGCGGTACAAAGGACACCTATACATATTCTACGGTTTTGTGGCTTTGTTTATTGTTACCTCTGTTGTGGCTGTAGGACACTGGGGAGGGCTGCTTATTGGACACCAATTGCACACGCCGCTTTCATTGTTGAATCCTGTTAAGATTTTAGCCAACATTGGTGCCATAGCTTTGATCGTTGGACTTATTTCAATTACACGTATGCGTCTCAATGCTGATCCTTCAAAATCTGTGACGTCTTATTATGATTGGTATTTGATTGGTGTTATCTGGGCTATTGCAATTACAGGTATTTTAAGTGAGATATTACGTTTGGCTAATGTGCCTGGTTTGGCTTACCCTGTCTATTACCTCCACCTTATCTCTGTATTTATGATGATTGCATATTTGCCATGGTCTAAACTTGCTCACTTGGTCTATAGGACAGTCGCTCTTGCGTATGCCCGTCAGGTTGGTAGAAAAGGTTTGGGCGAATAA
- the aprA gene encoding adenylyl-sulfate reductase subunit alpha, which yields MPRIPAKAEPLGLPLAEPEIVEMDTDILIVGGGMGACGAAFEAKRWADKYGVKILLVDKASLERSGAVAQGLSAINTYLGENDPDDYVRMVRTDLMGLVREDLIFDLGRHVDDSVHLFEEWGLPLWVQTEDGKRLDGAQAKKKGLQVRNGAKPVRSGRWQIMINGESYKCIVAEAAKNALGEENYMERIFVVKLLLDANEPNRIAGAVGFSTRENKVYVFRCNALLCACGGAVNVYRPRSTGEGMGRAWYPVWNAGSTYTMCAQVGAEMTMMENRFVPARFKDGYGPVGAWFLLFKAKATNAKGEDYCVTNRDMLKSYEEKGYAKGQIIPTCLRNHMMLKEMKEGRGPIFMDTATALQTTFKELSKKEQKHLEAEAWEDFLDMCVGQANLWACMNIEPEKVGSEIMPTEPYLLGSHSGCCGIWVSGPDEDWVPEEYKIKADNGKVYNRMTTVNGLFTCADGVGASGHKFSSGSHAEGRIVGKQMVRWVVDHKDFKPTLKESPEELAKMVYKPWYTYQENKDITTAPDINPKYITPRNFMMRLIKATDEYGGGVATYYNTSQTLLEHCEKLLDMLEEDSAKLCARDLHELLRAWENYHRLWTVRLHVLHIKFRKETRYPGFYYRTDYLELNDEEWKCFTNSQFNPETGETKFFKKPYIQIIPDPMHP from the coding sequence ATGCCCCGTATTCCTGCTAAGGCTGAGCCTTTAGGGTTGCCTTTGGCTGAACCCGAAATAGTAGAAATGGATACCGATATCTTGATTGTCGGTGGTGGTATGGGCGCCTGTGGTGCTGCCTTTGAGGCCAAGAGATGGGCAGACAAGTATGGTGTTAAGATTCTCTTGGTCGATAAGGCTTCCTTGGAGCGTTCTGGTGCTGTTGCTCAAGGGCTTTCTGCTATTAATACTTATCTTGGTGAAAATGATCCTGATGATTATGTACGCATGGTCCGTACAGACCTGATGGGCCTGGTTCGTGAAGACTTGATTTTCGATCTTGGCCGTCACGTTGATGATTCTGTTCATCTTTTCGAGGAATGGGGTCTGCCATTGTGGGTACAAACCGAGGACGGCAAACGTTTGGATGGTGCTCAGGCCAAGAAAAAAGGTCTCCAGGTTCGCAATGGGGCTAAGCCAGTACGCTCTGGACGCTGGCAGATCATGATCAATGGTGAGTCTTACAAGTGCATCGTTGCTGAAGCTGCTAAGAACGCTCTTGGTGAAGAAAACTACATGGAGCGTATTTTTGTTGTTAAACTTCTCCTGGACGCCAACGAGCCTAATCGTATCGCAGGTGCTGTTGGTTTCTCTACTCGCGAAAATAAAGTTTATGTCTTCCGTTGCAATGCCTTGCTGTGTGCCTGCGGTGGTGCAGTTAATGTTTACCGCCCAAGGTCAACCGGTGAAGGTATGGGTCGTGCATGGTATCCTGTTTGGAACGCTGGTTCTACATATACCATGTGTGCTCAGGTTGGCGCCGAAATGACAATGATGGAAAACAGGTTCGTACCTGCTCGTTTTAAAGATGGTTACGGTCCTGTTGGTGCATGGTTCTTGCTCTTCAAAGCTAAAGCTACCAATGCCAAGGGCGAAGACTACTGCGTAACCAACCGCGACATGCTCAAGTCCTATGAAGAAAAAGGTTATGCTAAAGGTCAGATTATTCCTACCTGTTTGCGTAACCACATGATGCTCAAGGAAATGAAAGAAGGTCGCGGACCTATCTTCATGGATACTGCCACTGCTCTGCAGACTACCTTCAAAGAACTCAGCAAGAAAGAGCAGAAGCATCTTGAAGCTGAAGCTTGGGAAGACTTCCTTGACATGTGTGTTGGTCAAGCCAACTTGTGGGCATGTATGAACATCGAGCCTGAAAAGGTTGGTTCCGAAATCATGCCTACAGAGCCTTATCTCCTGGGTTCACATTCCGGTTGCTGCGGTATCTGGGTTTCTGGTCCAGACGAAGACTGGGTACCTGAAGAGTACAAGATCAAAGCTGATAACGGCAAGGTTTACAACCGCATGACAACAGTTAACGGTCTGTTCACCTGTGCTGACGGTGTTGGTGCTTCCGGGCATAAGTTCTCTTCTGGTTCTCATGCTGAAGGTCGTATAGTTGGTAAGCAAATGGTTCGCTGGGTTGTTGACCATAAGGACTTCAAGCCAACCTTGAAGGAATCCCCTGAAGAGTTGGCCAAGATGGTTTACAAACCTTGGTACACCTATCAAGAGAACAAGGACATCACCACTGCTCCTGATATTAACCCCAAATATATTACTCCACGTAACTTCATGATGCGTCTCATCAAGGCCACTGACGAGTACGGTGGTGGTGTTGCAACTTACTATAACACTTCTCAGACCTTGCTTGAGCATTGTGAAAAATTATTAGATATGCTTGAGGAAGATTCTGCCAAACTCTGCGCTCGTGACTTGCACGAACTGCTCAGGGCTTGGGAAAACTACCATCGCTTATGGACTGTTCGCTTGCACGTACTGCATATTAAGTTCCGTAAGGAAACAAGGTATCCTGGCTTCTACTATCGCACTGACTACCTCGAACTCAATGATGAAGAATGGAAATGTTTCACTAACTCACAATTCAATCCTGAGACAGGCGAGACCAAGTTCTTTAAGAAACCATATATTCAGATTATTCCTGATCCAATGCATCCGTAA